The Caldisalinibacter kiritimatiensis region GAATTTAGTTGATATTATGTTTAATACCCGAACAAATAGAGAAAAGTTTGATGAAATGGAGTTATCAGCTTTATCAGAAGTGGGAAATATTTTATCTGCATCATATGTTAATTCATTAAGTACATTAATAAATTTAGATTTAAAAATCTCAGTACCATCAATATCTATTGATATGGCAGGAGCTATTTTAAGCGTGCCAGCGGTACAATTTGGACAAGTAGGTGACAAAGTATTATTTATCGAAACTGAATTTCAAGAGGATGAAAAGCAAGTTTTAGGAGATTTATTCTTAATTCCTAACATGGAATCATTTGAAACGATATTAAAGCAATTAGGAGTTATAGAAAATGAAGGTTAAGAAGATAGGAATGGCTGATTTAGGAGCGCTTAAAGCACCTGGTATACTGACAACTTTAGGATTGGGTTCATGTGTAGGGATAGCATTATATGATACTGTAAACCAAATAGCAGGTTTGGCACATATTATGTTGCCGTC contains the following coding sequences:
- a CDS encoding chemotaxis protein CheC, with the translated sequence MKVSIDNLNSMLLDVLKELGNIGAGNAATALAKMINKKVDMKVPKIKILDFKDVPDILGGEEKPVVGIYFQMNGDIKGNIMLVLDVGSARNLVDIMFNTRTNREKFDEMELSALSEVGNILSASYVNSLSTLINLDLKISVPSISIDMAGAILSVPAVQFGQVGDKVLFIETEFQEDEKQVLGDLFLIPNMESFETILKQLGVIENEG